The DNA segment GACTCCGAGCAGCCGGTCGCCGAAGCGGTGGCCGAGCGTGTCGTTGACCGCCTTGAAACCGTCGAGGTCCAGATAGCAGAGCCCGATCCGGCCGGTGCCCTGCTGGTCGCACGCCGACGGGTCGAGCGCCGCCGACAGCCGCTCGAAGAACAGGGTGCGGTTGGGCAGCCGGGTCACCGGGTCGTGCATCTGGAGGTGCCGCAGCCTGGCCCGGAGTTCGCGCCGGTCGCTGACGTCGGCGACCGACAGCAGCACCTGCGAGCTGTCCGGGAAGGGGGCGACGCTGACCTCGGCCCAGAGCGAGTGGCCGTCGGCGTGCTTGAGGCGGCGGGTGCAGCGGAAGCTGGAGCGGCGGCCCCGGAGCACCTCGCGGTACGCGTACCAGGAGCGGGTGTCCGCCGCGAGGTCCACGAGGCAGGCCGCGGTCTGCCGGGCCAGCGCGGCGGGTTCGGTGCCGAGCAGTTCGCCGAGTGCGGCGTTGGCGGAGACGACCAGTCCCTCGCGGTCGACGACAGCCATGCCGAGCCGTGCGGTGTTGAAGGCGGCGCGGTAGTCGTGCAGCTCGGCTGCGGTACGGCCGACGGTCTGACGCTCTGTGACCGGTGGCCGGACGGATCCCGGCACCGGAGCCGGTCCTTCAGGGGTTCCGTTCACGGCTGGCTCCCGCGGTGCAGTCGTCTCGAACAGGTGGGGTCGGGGCTCGTCGGGCGGGCGGTGGAGGGACGGCGGTGCGCGTGTCCACATGGGAAAGTGTGCCGATCATAGAGGTTGAAGCAAGGACCGTTCCAGCCTCGTTGGCGCACGGTGGTCGCTCCCGCGCCCAAGGGTGATCGTTTCTGCGCGGCTGTGGTCCAGGGTCTTTCCAACGTGATCGGTTGTGACTTTCCGTAAAGGTCCGGGGTGTCGGGCCGATCACTCGCCTGGTGCAGCTGGACAGGGCATAAACACATAAATCGGCCCAGGGTGGGTGGGGTGTCCCGCATCCCGAACCCGGAGGTCCACGTGCAGCGTCCGCAGGCACCCGGGCGAGTGGACCGACGCCGTCTGCGGCAGACCGCCGCCATCTTCGTGTCGTTCATGGCGCTCACCACGACGTCCCTGGTGGCGGGGCCCGCCGTGGCCACCGTGGGCGGCGCCGGGCCGTGCGCGCTGCCACGCGCCGACGTCCACCACTCGGTCGGTCTCGACAGCTGGAACTCCGCCTACCCCCGGCCGGTCGGGACGCTCGACGCGGTCATGATCTTCCTGTCCTTCCCGGGGGCCGCGCCGGACACCACCCCGCGGGAGCTGACGGCTGATTACTTCCCCTCGACCAGTACCTTCTTCCGGCGTGCCTCGTACGGGAAGTTCACGCTGCGGCCGCATCCGATGCGGCACTGGACCATGATGCCGAAACCGGCCTCCGCGTACGCGATACGGCGTGACTGGAGCGCGGGCGAGCGCGACGCGTATCTGCGGGACGCGGTGGCCGCGGCCGATCCTTCGGTGGACTTCAGCAAGTACGACCTCGTCTATCTGATCGCCGACCCGGACGCCCCGGGCGTCGACTCGGACGCCACGAAGGTGGTCAACCTGGATGCCCCGCTGCACGCCGACGGTACGGAGATCCGGCGCTTCGTCACCGGCTTCGAGCGGCATCCGCCGGACCGGGATGTGCTGGCCCACGAGACCGGGCACGTCTTCGACCTGCCGGATCTCTACCACCGCCCGTCGGACGACAAGGGCGACTGGGACACCTATGTGGGGGACTGGGACGTCATGGGCAGCCAGTTCGGGCTCGCCCCCGACTTCTTCGGCTGGCACAAGTGGAAGCTGGGCTGGCTGGACCGGCGGCAGATCGGCTGTCTGCGCGGCACCGGGGCCCAGATGTTCACGCTGGAACCGCTGGAGGAGGTCCCGCCACGCGGCAGCGACACAGCAGGGACCCGGCTCGTCGTCCTGCGGACCGGGCTGGAGAGCGCCCTCGTCATGGAGGCGCGCACGGCGGCCGGCAACGACACGTCGACCTGTTCGGAGGGGATCCTCATCTACCGGGTGAAGTCGGAGCTGGCCTCCGGGGACGGACCGGTCCGGGTGGTCGACACCCATCCGCACAGCTCGGGCTGCTGGGGGCAGTCGGTCTACCCGCCGCTGGCCGACGCGCCGCTCGGGGTCGGGGAGACGTTCACCGTTCCCGGGAACGGGACGAAGGTGGAGGTGGCGGACCGTACGCAGTCGGGAGCCTGGACGGTCAAGATCACGCCGGTCGTGTGAGGGACCGGTCCGGACAAGCCCGGTCCGGACAAGCCCGATACGGACGACGAAGAAGCCCCCCGCTTCCGCGAGGGGCTTCTTCCGTCTGTGCGCCGCCAGGGACTCGAACCCCGGACCCGCTGATTAAGAGTCAGCTGCTCTAACCAACTGAGCTAGCGGCGCCTGCTGACGTCGTAGACCTTAGCACCCTGATCGGCGCGGGGAAAAATCGATAAGCCGCCCGCCCTCGCCGCCGGGGCCGCCGCCGCACGCGCCGCCCGGACACAGGCCCAGAGCATGACCTCGGGGCCCGGGAGCCAGGGGTGTCGGGTGTCGGGGGCCACCAGCCAGCGCGGGCCCGACGGGGGAACGGAGGAGGCCGGCGACGGTACGGTCACCGCGTCGCCGGTGCCGTGGCAGAGCAGCGGCGGCACCGCGTCGCCCCACTCCTCCCAGTGCAGCAGGGACGGCAGCCGCTGGGCGGTGCCGGGGGCGGCGAAGAGCAGCATCCGGCCCCGGTGGCCCGCGACCGGGCCCGATCCGGGGCCCTCCGACCACAGGGTGTCCAGCATCCGGCGGCCGAAGATCGCGGGCACGTTGACCACGTCGAAGACCGAGCCGCAGTCCAGCACGGTCGGGGCGGTGGGCCGGGACTCCCAGAGCGAGAGCGCACTGCGCGGATACCGGGATGCGGAGGCGAGCCACCCCGCGCCGGCCGGAGTGACCGCCGTCGCGTGCTGCCCGTCCTGCTCGTCGGGGATCCGGCTGAGCCCTGCGGGGGAAGAGGCACCCGGGGTGCGGACGGTCGAGCCCTGGACGCCGGAGCTCCAGATGCCCGCGCCCCGGGTGCCGGAGCTTCTGCCGGAGGGGATTCCCGCGCTGTCGTCGATTCGCTGCCATGCACTCATGCCGACCAGGTCTACCCGGAGTGAGGGAACCACTCCGCTGGGTTGGTGGAAACCGGGACAGGTGGGGGCGGGGAGGCGTATCTTGCCCACCGGCTTTGCCGAAGAGCCCTGCCCATCGGCATATGCCGGACGGGCCGGAGTGGACGGGCGGGCGGCCCGGACAGGACGGGCACAGCCTCACCAGGCCAACTCGTCAACAGGTCGGCAGGGCGTCAGGTCGGCTGCCCGCGCAGCAGGTCCCGGCCGAACTCGACCATCTTCTTCGCGTAGTCCTCGGTCCACTGCGCGCGCCCGGCGATGTCCGCCGCCGTCAACCGGTCGAAGCGGCGCGGGTCGGCGAGCTGGGCGGCGGCGATCGCCTGGAACTCGACCGCCCGGTCCGTCGCCGCGCGGAAGGCCAGTGTCAGCTCGGTGGCGCGGGTGAGCAGCGCCGCCGGGTCGTCGATCGACTCCAGGTCGAAGAAGTGCTCGGGATCGGCGGCGGCGTCGGAAGGCTCGAAGAGCAGCGGCGCCGGCCGCGGCTTCCGCTCGCGCTGTTCGGGCTCCGCCATGTGTGCCTCCTGCTGTGCCGTTCTGCGTCTCCCCGGAGGTCCGGCGGGTCCGGTCTCCGGGCGGTGTGCGGCGGTCGGTTCCCCGCCGCGGGATTCCGGCCACCGTCCATTGTCCCGC comes from the Streptomyces sp. NBC_01471 genome and includes:
- a CDS encoding M6 family metalloprotease domain-containing protein; the encoded protein is MDRRRLRQTAAIFVSFMALTTTSLVAGPAVATVGGAGPCALPRADVHHSVGLDSWNSAYPRPVGTLDAVMIFLSFPGAAPDTTPRELTADYFPSTSTFFRRASYGKFTLRPHPMRHWTMMPKPASAYAIRRDWSAGERDAYLRDAVAAADPSVDFSKYDLVYLIADPDAPGVDSDATKVVNLDAPLHADGTEIRRFVTGFERHPPDRDVLAHETGHVFDLPDLYHRPSDDKGDWDTYVGDWDVMGSQFGLAPDFFGWHKWKLGWLDRRQIGCLRGTGAQMFTLEPLEEVPPRGSDTAGTRLVVLRTGLESALVMEARTAAGNDTSTCSEGILIYRVKSELASGDGPVRVVDTHPHSSGCWGQSVYPPLADAPLGVGETFTVPGNGTKVEVADRTQSGAWTVKITPVV
- a CDS encoding bifunctional DNA primase/polymerase; protein product: MSAWQRIDDSAGIPSGRSSGTRGAGIWSSGVQGSTVRTPGASSPAGLSRIPDEQDGQHATAVTPAGAGWLASASRYPRSALSLWESRPTAPTVLDCGSVFDVVNVPAIFGRRMLDTLWSEGPGSGPVAGHRGRMLLFAAPGTAQRLPSLLHWEEWGDAVPPLLCHGTGDAVTVPSPASSVPPSGPRWLVAPDTRHPWLPGPEVMLWACVRAARAAAAPAARAGGLSIFPRADQGAKVYDVSRRR